In the Clostridium cellulovorans 743B genome, GCCGTAGCCAGCGTTAATGGTAGAGGAGAAAATGTTTTTTTACATATGCTTTGATATATAAATTCCAATAATATTTATACATTAAATACAGAGTTTACTGAAGTCAATGTAGATTTTTAATGAGAACGTATATATAATTTCTTTATGAGAAATTACAGTGGAATTTTATTGAAGTATATTAAGAATAATCATTTCTTAAAATTTAGGTGGTACCGCGATATATTCGCCCTATGCAGTTTGCATAGGGTTTTTAATTTAGATCTCTTGAAAAATAGTGAGGGACAGATATTGATAGCTAAGATATAGGAGGAAATAAAATGGAAGCTAATACAACAGAGAATAAAAAAGTTATTTTTAGTGGAATACAACCATCCGGGGATTTGACACTTGGAAACTATTTAGGGGCTTTAAAGAATTGGGTGAAACTTCAAGACCAATATGAATGTTATTATTGTATAGTAGATTTGCATGCAATAACAGTAAGACAAGAGCCTAAAAATTTAAGAGCTAAAACTCTAGAACTTCTTGCAATCTATGTGGCAGCAGGAATTGATCCAGATAAAAATACATTATTTATACAATCACATGTGCCAGCTCACAGTGAAGCTCAATGGTTATTAAATTGTAATTCTTACATAGGCGAACTATCAAGAATGACTCAATTTAAAGATAAATCAGCAAAATATACAAATGTAAGTGCAGGATTATTAAACTATCCAGTACTTATGGCTGTAGATATATTGCTATACCAAACAGATTTAGTGCCAGTTGGTGGCGACCAAAAACAACACTTAGAGCTTACTCGTGACTTGGCTCAAAGATTTAATGGTGCTTATAGTGAAACTTTCAAGATTCCAGAACCATATATTCCACCTACAGGAGCAAGAATAATGGATCTTCAAGAGCCGACAAAGAAGATGTCAAAATCAACTGAAAATCCAAATGGGTGTATATATATATTAGATCCTCCTGAAGTTATAAGAAAGAAGATAGCAAGAGCTGTAACTGATAGTATAGGAGTTGTTAAATACAGCGATGAGCAGCCAGGAGTTCAAAATCTTATGTCGATTTTAAGTACAATTACTGGAATGTCTTATGACGAAAT is a window encoding:
- the trpS gene encoding tryptophan--tRNA ligase — protein: MEANTTENKKVIFSGIQPSGDLTLGNYLGALKNWVKLQDQYECYYCIVDLHAITVRQEPKNLRAKTLELLAIYVAAGIDPDKNTLFIQSHVPAHSEAQWLLNCNSYIGELSRMTQFKDKSAKYTNVSAGLLNYPVLMAVDILLYQTDLVPVGGDQKQHLELTRDLAQRFNGAYSETFKIPEPYIPPTGARIMDLQEPTKKMSKSTENPNGCIYILDPPEVIRKKIARAVTDSIGVVKYSDEQPGVQNLMSILSTITGMSYDEIEKKYEGKGYGDFKKDVAEAIVAELEPLQSKVKELLADKKQLEEIYSKGAQKANYVATKTLRKMQKKIGFIPVSR